In one Trichlorobacter lovleyi SZ genomic region, the following are encoded:
- a CDS encoding lytic transglycosylase domain-containing protein, with protein MSINATQTMSLLQSMLREQSRPAAEQTVSTVSSRFSERLDAAIDRGAVPAEASPESVQHAAELLQLTTLRSSLELLADQHEADNGTALPLASLSVSGVTSAMSPLNSYLANLAGTATLPAGQTNRQALPEQEPDPGPRAPEQVERRSPRFPDASPAVNIEQTIAKASQRYGVDAGLIKAVIKAESNFNPRAVSSAGAQGLMQLMPATARGLGVSNSFDPEQNVMAGTRFLKGLLDRYNGDLDSALAAYNWGPGNVDRKPDRLPRETREYLVKVKQYYSAFTA; from the coding sequence AGAGCATGCTGCGGGAACAGTCCCGCCCGGCAGCGGAGCAGACCGTAAGCACGGTCTCGTCCCGCTTTTCGGAACGGCTGGATGCAGCAATTGACCGCGGTGCGGTGCCTGCGGAGGCATCTCCCGAGTCGGTGCAGCATGCCGCAGAGCTGCTGCAGCTGACCACCCTGCGCAGTTCACTGGAGCTGCTGGCAGACCAGCACGAGGCCGATAACGGCACGGCGCTGCCTCTTGCTTCTTTGTCTGTTTCCGGAGTGACGTCGGCCATGTCTCCCCTGAACAGCTATCTGGCAAATCTGGCTGGCACAGCAACCCTCCCTGCAGGCCAAACGAATAGACAGGCATTGCCTGAGCAGGAACCCGATCCCGGTCCCAGAGCCCCGGAGCAGGTGGAACGCCGTTCGCCCCGGTTCCCTGACGCGTCTCCGGCAGTTAACATTGAGCAGACCATAGCCAAGGCCTCACAGCGCTATGGGGTCGATGCAGGGTTGATCAAGGCTGTCATCAAGGCAGAGAGCAACTTTAACCCTCGCGCGGTCTCCTCTGCCGGGGCGCAGGGCCTGATGCAGCTGATGCCTGCCACGGCCCGCGGGCTGGGGGTCAGCAACTCCTTTGATCCGGAACAGAATGTGATGGCGGGCACCCGGTTTTTAAAAGGGCTGCTGGACAGATACAACGGTGATCTTGATTCCGCCCTGGCAGCCTATAACTGGGGGCCGGGTAATGTGGATCGCAAGCCTGACCGCCTCCCCCGAGAAACCCGGGAGTACCTGGTCAAGGTAAAGCAGTACTATTCGGCATTTACTGCCTGA